The Pigmentiphaga aceris DNA segment CGTATTGGTCAAGGATTTCCTTGATTTCCGCCGGGGTGGGCAGCTCCGACTTGGTGCCGGCCGCCACTTCACCACCGACTTCGTCGCGGATGATGTCATTGCACAGGTCGATGCACTCATCGCAGATGAATACAGACGGGCCCGCAATCAGCTTGCGCACCTCATGCTGGCTCTTGCCGCAGAACGAGCAATACAACAGCTTTTCGTTCGACCCTTTCTTTTCCGACATGCTTAGTCCTGCTCAACGCGCGACTTCATCACCTTGTCGACGATGCCGTAGGCCACGGCTTCTTCGGCAGACATGAAGTTGTCGCGCTCGGTGTCGAGTTCGATTCGTTCGACCGGCTGGCCCGTGCTTTCGGACATGATGCGATCAAGGCGGCCACGAAGTTCGAGAATTTCGCGTGCCTGGATCTGAATATCCGTCGACTGGCCTTGGGCACCGCCCGAGGGTTGATGAATCATGATGCGGGAGTTGGGCAACGAGAAACGCTTGCCCTTCTTGCCCGCGGCAAGCAAGAACGCGCCCATGCTGGCAGCGATGCCGGTGCACAGCGTGGAGACGTCCGGCTTGATGAACTGCATCGTGTCGTAAATTGCCAGACCCGCATACACCGACCCGCCAGGCGAGTTGATGTAGAGCGAGATGTCCTTGTCGGGATTTTCCGACTCAAGGAACAGCAACTGGGCAACGACGAGATTGGCGGACTGGTCAGCAACGGGGCCAACCAGGAACACCACTCGTTCCTTCAGCATGCGCGAGTAGATATCGTACGACCGCTCGCCGCGTCCCGATTGCTCGATGACCATCGGGATATATCCCAGCGACTGTGGGCCCAGCGATTCGGTCCCGTACATCGATGCGTAGAAATCTACAAAGCGGCGCATATTTAGGCAGTTCCCATCAGTTCATCAAAACTAACTTTTTGCTCGGTGACCTTGGCCTTGGCCAGCACGTGGGCGACCACGTTGTCTTCCAGCACGACAGCTTCGACTTCTGCACGACGACGCTTGTCGGCGAGGTAGTAGCCGATGACTTCGGCCGGGCGCTCGTAGTTCTGCGAGAACTCTTCGATCTTGCCACGAACTTGTTCGGGCTTGGCTTGAAGGTTTTCAGCTTGCACGAGTTCCGACACGATCAGGCCCAGGCGCACACGACGCTCGGATTCTTCGGTGAAGGCTTCAGCCGGGATGGGCATCGAATCTGCATTCGGCACACCGCGCGACTTCAGGTCTTCGCGAGCGGACGCAACGCGGCGCTCGGTATCGTCGCTGACCAGCGACTTGGGCACGTCGAATTCAGCAGCCTTGACCAGTGCGTCCATCACGCTGGACTTGGTGCGGGCCTGGACGCGGCTCTTGACTTCGCGTTCCAGGTTGCTGCGGATGTCGGCACGCAGCTTTTCGACGTCGCCTTCGGCTTGGCCGAGTTGCTTCGCGAATTCTGCGTCAACGACCGGCAGCACGCCTTCTTCGACCTTCTTGATCGTGATGGCGAATTCTGCAGTCTTGCCAGCGACATCGGCCGAGCCGTAGTCAGCCGGGAAAGCCAGCGGGAAGGTCTTGGTGTCGCCAGCCTTCAGGCCACGCGCAGCATCTTCGAATTCCGGCAGCATGCGGCCTTGACCCAGCACGAATGCGAAGTCTTCAGCCGAGCCACCTTCGAATGCAACGCCGTCGATCTTGCCGACGAAGTCGAGGGTGATCTGGTCATTGTCGGCAGCAGCGCGGTCT contains these protein-coding regions:
- the clpP gene encoding ATP-dependent Clp endopeptidase proteolytic subunit ClpP; translation: MRRFVDFYASMYGTESLGPQSLGYIPMVIEQSGRGERSYDIYSRMLKERVVFLVGPVADQSANLVVAQLLFLESENPDKDISLYINSPGGSVYAGLAIYDTMQFIKPDVSTLCTGIAASMGAFLLAAGKKGKRFSLPNSRIMIHQPSGGAQGQSTDIQIQAREILELRGRLDRIMSESTGQPVERIELDTERDNFMSAEEAVAYGIVDKVMKSRVEQD
- the tig gene encoding trigger factor; this encodes MPVVETLSGLERRVDLSVPVADVEKQVDSRLKSLARTAKMPGFRPGKVPMSMVTRTYGPELRLEVINTKIGEAFEAAVGESKLRVAGMPRVEPKADAAVEGEIAFTATFEVYPEVKLNDLSTLEVTRAEASVGDEEIDRTLDILRKQRLSFEERADRAAADNDQITLDFVGKIDGVAFEGGSAEDFAFVLGQGRMLPEFEDAARGLKAGDTKTFPLAFPADYGSADVAGKTAEFAITIKKVEEGVLPVVDAEFAKQLGQAEGDVEKLRADIRSNLEREVKSRVQARTKSSVMDALVKAAEFDVPKSLVSDDTERRVASAREDLKSRGVPNADSMPIPAEAFTEESERRVRLGLIVSELVQAENLQAKPEQVRGKIEEFSQNYERPAEVIGYYLADKRRRAEVEAVVLEDNVVAHVLAKAKVTEQKVSFDELMGTA